Proteins from one Cryptomeria japonica chromosome 4, Sugi_1.0, whole genome shotgun sequence genomic window:
- the LOC131076241 gene encoding cytochrome P450 750A1-like has product MASMGFPEPLDSINIIRECAYAPATATLCSLIIFLWVLHRFNVKRKNTLGSRLPRGPFAWPIIGNLNQLKRLPHRDLHELSKKYGPIMMLKLGSVRTVLVSSSAMAKEFLKTHDKVFASRPVSAVGKYIGYNSKDLIFVPHGAYWRHMRKLCVVELLNTKRIDSFRCVREQEMLLTVRSMWEMSGKGGKLVNLTMFFSSFSQAVMWRILSGTKISFHGDAHGEEIKKMVSEVTAVVGSINIGDFIPYLGWLDLQGVERRMKKVHNSMDQVISKIIEEHQQRRREFHKEHEQQPDIIDVLLEMESLDGMPITKENIKAIVFDMFVAGTETTSTTLEWAMSEILRNPSVAKKMQEEIESVVGRERAVSERDIGSMEYVQCVVKETLRLYPALPLLLPHESTQDCAVGGYFIPERSRLIVNAWAIGRDPSLWEDPLEFKPERFMGKKVDVVRDKDYFDMLPFGAGRRGCPGAAMADVTMNLVLAQLVHYFEWSVEGDLDMTEVFGVTTPRSVHLLARPALRLPTCP; this is encoded by the exons ATGGCTTCTATGGGCTTTCCTGAACCTTTGGACTCAATAAATATAATAAGAGAGTGTGCTTATGCTCCAGCAACAGCTACACTGTGTTCACTCATAATTTTCTTGTGGGTTTTGCACAGATTTAATGTGAAAAGGAAGAATACATTGGGATCGAGATTGCCCCGAGGACCGTTTGCATGGCCCATTATTGGAAATCTGAACCAGCTGAAAAGGCTTCCTCATCGTGATCTTCATGAACTTAGTAAGAAATATGGGCCCATTATGATGTTGAAATTGGGCTCTGTTCGCACTGTTTTGGTTTCTTCTTCTGCCATGGCAAAAGAGTTCTTGAAAACCCACGATAAGGTTTTTGCCAGCCGACCTGTTTCTGCTGTAGGAAAATACATTGGCTATAATAGCAAGGATCTGATTTTTGTACCTCACGGGGCTTATTGGAGACACATGAGAAAGCTGTGCGTGGTGGAATTGCTGAATACCAAAAGGATCGATTCCTTCAGATGTGTACGAGAGCAAGAAATGCTTCTCACTGTTCGTTCAATGTGGGAGATGTCTGGGAAGGGTGGGAAGCTTGTTAATCTCACCATGTTCTTTTCATCGTTTTCGCAGGCAGTCATGTGGCGAATCCTTTCGGGAACCAAAATTTCATTTCACGGTGACGCTCATGGCGAAGAGATAAAGAAGATGGTATCAGAGGTGACAGCTGTAGTAGGGAGTATCAATATCGGGGACTTCATTCCTTACTTAGGCTGGCTGGACTTGCAAGGAGTAGAGCGGCGCATGAAAAAAGTACACAACTCCATGGACCAAGTGATTAGTAAAATAATAGAGGAGCACCAGCAGCGCAGGAGGGAGTTCCACAAGGAGCATGAGCAGCAGCCTGACATCATTGACGTGCTCTTGGAAATGGAGAGTCTCGATGGAATGCCAATCACAAAGGAAAACATTAAAGCCATTGTTTTT GATATGTTCGTGGCTGGAACTGAAACGACGTCTACTACGTTAGAATGGGCAATGAGTGAGATTCTTAGAAACCCTAGCGTGGCCAAGAAAATGCAAGAGGAAATAGAATCAGTGGTCGGCAGAGAGAGGGCTGTAAGTGAGCGTGACATAGGAAGCATGGAGTACGTGCAGTGTGTGGTGAAGGAGACACTGAGGTTATATCCGGCGTTACCCTTGCTTCTTCCGCACGAATCCACACAAGATTGTGCAGTTGGGGGATACTTCATTCCTGAGAGAAGCAGGCTCATCGTCAATGCTTGGGCTATTGGAAGAGACCCATCCTTGTGGGAAGATCCTCTGGAATTCAAGCCAGAGAGATTTATGGGTAAAAAAGTTGATGTTGTGAGAGACAAGGATTATTTTGATATGTTGCCATTTGGAGCAGGAAGGAGAGGATGTCCAGGCGCAGCCATGGCTGATGTAACCATGAACCTTGTTTTGGCTCAGCTCGTTCATTACTTTGAATGGAGCGTGGAAGGAGATCTGGATATGACGGAAGTCTTTGGAGTCACCACGCCCAGGAGTGTTCACCTTCTCGCTCGTCCTGCCTTAAGGCTACCTACCTGCCCTTGA